Proteins co-encoded in one Corylus avellana chromosome ca9, CavTom2PMs-1.0 genomic window:
- the LOC132191305 gene encoding L-ascorbate oxidase-like: MLENLAIHSHGIRQIGTPGMDGTEGVTQCPVLPGNTFKYEFKVDRPGTYLYHAHYGMQREARLYGSIRVSVAGGKIESFAYD; the protein is encoded by the exons ATGCTAGAGAACCTTGCAATCCATTCGCATGGAATCCGACAG ATTGGAACACCTGGGATGGATGGAACAGAGGGGGTGACCCAATGTCCAGTATTGCCTGGGAATACCTTCAAATACGAGTTTAAAGTTGATAGG CCTGGAACTTACCTGTACCACGCGCACTATGGAATGCAAAGAGAAGCAAGGCTTTATGGATCAATCCGTGTATCAGTTGCTGGTGGAAAGATAGAATCATTTGCGTATGATTAG
- the LOC132161860 gene encoding uncharacterized protein LOC132161860 yields the protein MAELFIKQAENYAEGRPSYPPELFEFIASKTPFRDLVWDVGTGNGQAARSLAGMYKNVIATDTSPKQLSLAPRLPNIRYQQTPPTMSIAELESNVAAESSIDVVTVAAALHWFDLPNFYQQVKWVLKKPHGVIVAWTYFTTQVNGSVDAVLQRFYSTVEPYFEPAIKLVWDKYSSIHFPFEPVDGLDHTGPFLFATEKLMDLNLYFTYLKSWSGYQTAKAKGVELLSDDVIDEFKRAWSTEDGQDQKAVKFQISLRIGRVGKDIKPKD from the exons ATGGCAGAATTGTTCATTAAGCAAGCGGAGAATTATGCAGAGGGTCGGCCAAGCTACCCTCCGGAATTGTTTGAATTCATTGCTTCCAAGACACCCTTTCGAGACCTTGTGTGGGACGTCGGCACTGGAAACGGTCAGGCTGCTCGATCA CTAGCTGGGATGTACAAGAATGTGATAGCCACAGATACAAGCCCAAAACAGCTCTCATTAGCGCCAAGGCTACCCAATATAAGATACCAGCAAACCCCTCCCACCATGTCTATAGCCGAGCTCGAAAGCAATGTTGCAGCTGAATCAAGCATCGATGTTGTGACTGTTGCTGCGGCTCTCCACTGGTTCGACCTCCCTAACTTCTACCAACAAGTGAAATGGGTACTCAAAAAGCCCCATGGTGTCATTGTTGCATGGACCTACTTCACCACACAAGTCAATGGCTCGGTCGACGCAGTCCTGCAACGCTTTTACAGCACCGTCGAACCCTATTTTGAGCCGGCAATTAAATTAGTATGGGACAAGTATAGCAGCATCCATTTTCCATTTGAGCCGGTGGATGGACTTGATCACACTGGGCCATTTCTGTTTGCGACTgaaaaattgatggatttaaatctttattttaccTACTTAAAATCATGGTCAGGGTATCAAACCGCGAAGGCGAAGGGTGTGGAGCTTTTGAGCGATGATGTGATTGATGAATTTAAGCGTGCTTGGAGTACCGAAGATGGACAAGACCAGAAGGCTGTCAAGTTTCAAATTTCTTTGAGGATTGGACGAGTGGGGAAAGATATAAAACCAAAAGACTAG
- the LOC132191861 gene encoding uncharacterized protein LOC132191861, which produces MAELFLKQAENYVDGRPCYPQELFEFIASKTPSQDLAWDVGTGNGQAARSLAGIFKNVIATDTSPKQLSLAPRLPNIRYQQTPPTMSIAELESNVAAESSVDVVTIAAAIHWLDLPNFYQQVKWVLKKPHGVIAAWAYFIPEINGSVDAVAQRFYNVFLEPYVQPAVKLAEDKYRSIHFPFEPVDGVDQTVPLFVTEKLMNLDDYFTFFRSWSAYQTAKEKGVELFSDVVIEEFKHAWAEDGQDQKVAKFPIFLRIGRVGNM; this is translated from the exons atggcagAATTGTTCCTTAAGCAGGCGGAGAATTACGTAGACGGCCGGCCATGTTACCCTCAAGAATTGTTTGAATTCATTGCTTCCAAGACACCCTCTCAAGACCTTGCGTGGGACGTAGGCACCGGAAACGGTCAGGCTGCTCGATCC CTAGCTGGGATTTTCAAGAATGTGATAGCCACAGATACAAGCCCAAAACAGCTCTCATTGGCGCCAAGGCTACCCAATATAAGATACCAACAAACCCCTCCCACCATGTCTATAGCCGAGCTTGAAAGCAATGTTGCAGCTGAATCAAGCGTCGATGTTGTGACTATTGCTGCAGCCATCCACTGGTTGGACCTCCCTAATTTCTACCAACAAGTGAAATGGGTACTCAAAAAACCTCATGGCGTCATAGCTGCATGGGCCTACTTCATCCCAGAAATCAATGGCTCGGTCGACGCAGTCGCCCAACGCTTTTATAACGTTTTTTTGGAACCTTACGTGCAGCCGGCAGTTAAATTAGCAGAGGACAAGTATAGGAGCATCCATTTCCCATTTGAGCCGGTGGATGGAGTTGATCAAACCGTGCCCCTGTTTGTAACGgaaaaattgatgaatttggatgattattttactttcttcaGATCGTGGTCGGCATATCAAACAGCGAAGGAGAAGGGTGTGGAGCTTTTTAGCGATGTTGTGATTGAGGAATTTAAGCATGCTTGGGCTGAAGATGGACAAGACCAGAAGGTTGCAAAGTTTCCAATTTTTCTACGGATTGGAAGAGTGGGGAATATGTAA